Genomic window (Spirosoma sp. KCTC 42546):
AAACGAGCCAATTACCAGCAGCACATACAGCCCAGCCATGATATAGGCCCCGTAGATGAAGAACTCGCGGTAGCTGATGTTGGCGTGTCCGAAGTTCTTGTACAAGAGTACGGATACACTCCCGAGGTAGCCATACCAATCGGCCAGGGTGACGATGAACCCAACCGTACTGACGTAGCGGAACGAGGCAATTAATCGCTCGAAATAGAGGCCGTTGCAGGGGACATACGCCATATACAGCCCTAAGCCCGTTAGCAAAAACCAGTTGCCCGGCGATAGGATACCGGTCGAGTAGGCATAGGTGCTTAGGCCAACCAGGGCTCCACCCGCTAGCATCAGCCCGTTGAGTAACGCAAACGCCCGGAAATTGTCGGTTACCCGCTGAAGCAGCGCCATCACGATCAGGATTCCAACGGCCACCATCGTTTCGGTCTTGGCGAAGATGCCAGGATTCTCCACACCGGCATCTTTCAGGATTTCGGGGCCGAAGTTGTCCCGGAAGTCGCGGAAGGCGGAAAGGAGTACGTAGGAGAGGATCAGCAGGATCAGGCCGGGCCGGAAGTTCCGGACAAAGGCTTGCCGTTCGGCTCCGTCCATCGGTTTTCGTTCGGTGCGGAGGGCGCGGTCTTCGGCGGTAGGCGGGGGAAGTAGGGTCATCGCGTAGATCGATACCAGCATCGGCAACACAAACAAGCTCCCCGTGACGAAGGGTAACCAGAATTCGGTGACGCCCCAGTCGCTTTTAATCGTGAGTGCCACCGTTTTCACAAAACCCGACGCAAAAATGAACGATGCGGTCAGTCCGGCTACGAGGGCATCGGTTTGACGTCGACCTTCCAGAAAACCGAGCATCGTTCCGTAGACCAGCCCAAGGGGTAGCCCATTCAGAAACAGGAAAACGATATTATAGGGAGCCGGAACCAGCGCGAAGGCCAATAAGGCCAATAAGGCAACCCCCACAAAAAAGAGAATATTGATCGCTCTTCGGCCCGGCGACATCTCCGAAACGACCTTCACGCCAATGCCTTTCGATACGGCATAACCGAATACCTGCGCCGTAACGAGCCAGATTTTATAACTGATTCCCACAAAGAACATGCCTTCGAAGGTAACGGCCGTAATGCCCCGGCGAAAGGCGTACATG
Coding sequences:
- a CDS encoding DUF5690 family protein; its protein translation is MRSPAFLRNPTTFVIFGATAAFCTYACMYAFRRGITAVTFEGMFFVGISYKIWLVTAQVFGYAVSKGIGVKVVSEMSPGRRAINILFFVGVALLALLAFALVPAPYNIVFLFLNGLPLGLVYGTMLGFLEGRRQTDALVAGLTASFIFASGFVKTVALTIKSDWGVTEFWLPFVTGSLFVLPMLVSIYAMTLLPPPTAEDRALRTERKPMDGAERQAFVRNFRPGLILLILSYVLLSAFRDFRDNFGPEILKDAGVENPGIFAKTETMVAVGILIVMALLQRVTDNFRAFALLNGLMLAGGALVGLSTYAYSTGILSPGNWFLLTGLGLYMAYVPCNGLYFERLIASFRYVSTVGFIVTLADWYGYLGSVSVLLYKNFGHANISYREFFIYGAYIMAGLYVLLVIGSFVYFRKRFREEVMLYPRASARI